Part of the Kamptonema formosum PCC 6407 genome, TTCCGACCAATTTAGCTAGCTATCATTCTATTACCTTCTTTCCCGATCGTCCTAGCTATGCGATCGCTTCCATTGCTGGTAGGAGTACAATGCAAGAGCTAACCAAAGTAACCCAAAAGCCTGCATTTTTACAGGGGATGCTGTTTCGTGATAAACGAAGATAGCTAATAAGAATTGAATGCTGGGAGAGAGAGAATGAAACAAGCCCAAAGCTGACAGAGGCAAGCGCTTAGCACCTTCGCCATACAAGACAGAAGGGATGGCAGTGGCCCCACAGCCAAGAATTAGCCAAAGGCGGTTTAATTCGGGCAAGTTATTGACAGTTTCGAGATTGGCAAAGCACAGCAGATAAATAGCAGATGGTACTGCTAAAAGTGCCATTTCAACTAAGGTTTGAACAATGGGTTCCGCGTTCGCAGATGCTTTTTTTCGGGCTAGGCCATAGAATGCCCAAGTTAAGCCAATGCCAATGGCAAACCAAGGGAACTCTTCAGCATTGCTGGTCAATAAAGCTGTAGCTGCTACGCCTAATATCAGGGCTAACCAGTTTAACAATTGATAGCGTTCCCGAAATACGATTAAGCCGAGAATCATTGAGGCAATATAGCTGAGAAACATTCCCGCGCTGCATTCCATCACGCAGCCTTGTTGAATGGCAAAGACATACAAAATAACGTGCATTCCTAGAAAGAAAGCAGAGGAAGTTAAGGCTAATAAATTGCCGGACTTCAAGATTGCGCTAACTTTCAACCAGCCATTATTGGGGAGTACGAAAAGGGACAAGAAGATGAAGGAACCAATCGCCCGAAATGCGGCAATTTGATATGCTTCGATCTCAGGAAAGCCTTTGTAGAAGATGCAGTAAATGCCCCATAAGAAGCCTGCGGAGGCAACGTAAAGAACGCCAGAAGGAGTGACAGCCGCCTGAACGGGCTGTCTTTTTTGCAGTTGAATTGTCATATAATTAACTCACGTTTTAGATGTGGCCTGTCTGGCCTCGATTAGAAGCCAGCAGGTCTTTTCTGATTGGAAGGTCAAGGCTTCAATTAAGGCGGGGTACAATGAATCCCTTCTGAATTGCTATTTGGTACACAAGCGGCGATCGCTTGATTGACTTCGATCGCAGAGGCTTTCCAGAAAATGGGATATAATCCCCATAGAAAACCCGCTGCGACAATCGAAAGAACGCCAGAATGAGTAACAGCAAACCAAAGAAGTTGTCTCCGTTGAATTTGTGTCATACTAGGATTGGTTTAAATGTTCGGTGTCTGGCTTTGGTCAGGCCTTAGCTAGATACCCTTTTCTATTTACTAAGTGCATTTTCGTAGATTCACTCTGTAAAAGCCAAGGGATATTAAGGGAACTTACGACTAAAATATTTGAGAGATATCAGCGTGTTAACTTCAGAATATTAAGATGTAAAAATTGTTTAACTTCTGGGTTAAAATCGCTTATCTTCGTTAACTTCTGGTAAAATCAGCTTAAGTGGGAAGTTAAGGGGTGTTATGGCAAACGATCAAGCCAAAAAACAGAGAAATCGCGGTCGCATCCTTACAGAAAAGGGATCGCAGAAACTTCAGCAGGCTATTTTCAAATGGGTATCAGATAATGAAATTCAGCTAAGCAATGAAAAAATAGCTGAGAAAGCATCTATTGATGTTGGAACTGTTGCTAAAATATTGAAGAGGACTGAAGGTGCTGATTTACCGAAAATTATCCAGCTATTTGTTGCTTTTGGGTTAATCCTCGATAAGGACGATCATTGTTCACCTAACAAGACTAATTCTCAACCTCCTGAAATTGAGGGAAACTCCAATGATTCCAAAACCCGATGGGTAGGCCGCGAAACTCTCATCAATGAACTTATCCAAAAACTCCAAGGAAACTGTCGCATTCTCTCCATAGTTGGCCTCACCGGCATCGGCAAAACTTCCCTCGCCAAACAACTCGCCAAACAACCCCAAATCAGCCAAAGATTGCCAGAAAAAGAGATAAGTTTTTTCCAAGAAGATCCAAAATTTCAA contains:
- a CDS encoding EamA family transporter, with product MTIQLQKRQPVQAAVTPSGVLYVASAGFLWGIYCIFYKGFPEIEAYQIAAFRAIGSFIFLSLFVLPNNGWLKVSAILKSGNLLALTSSAFFLGMHVILYVFAIQQGCVMECSAGMFLSYIASMILGLIVFRERYQLLNWLALILGVAATALLTSNAEEFPWFAIGIGLTWAFYGLARKKASANAEPIVQTLVEMALLAVPSAIYLLCFANLETVNNLPELNRLWLILGCGATAIPSVLYGEGAKRLPLSALGLFHSLSPSIQFLLAIFVYHETASPVKMQAFGLLWLALALYSYQQWKRSHS